A single region of the Actinoplanes sp. SE50/110 genome encodes:
- a CDS encoding DUF6104 family protein, which produces MYFTDRGIEELVQRRGEETVTLEWLGEQLRTFVDLNPEFETPIERFATWLARDDDDED; this is translated from the coding sequence ATGTACTTCACCGATCGGGGCATCGAGGAGCTGGTCCAGCGGCGCGGCGAGGAGACCGTGACGCTCGAGTGGCTCGGCGAGCAGCTGCGCACCTTCGTCGACCTGAACCCGGAGTTCGAGACCCCGATCGAGCGGTTCGCCACCTGGCTCGCCCGGGATGACGACGACGAGGACTGA
- the sodN gene encoding superoxide dismutase, Ni, with amino-acid sequence MRLPRFLMPRTVVSAHCDLPCGVYDPAQARIEAESIKAIAEKYAANTDPEFRTRAILIKEQRAELVKHHLWVLWTDYFKAPHFEKYPNLHQLFNEATKLAGASGAKGSVDVAVADQLLGKIEEISKIFWETKQA; translated from the coding sequence ATGCGACTTCCGCGTTTCCTGATGCCGCGCACCGTGGTCAGCGCGCACTGCGACCTGCCCTGCGGCGTCTACGACCCGGCCCAGGCCCGGATCGAGGCCGAGTCGATCAAGGCCATCGCCGAGAAGTACGCGGCGAACACGGACCCCGAGTTCCGCACCCGGGCCATCCTGATCAAGGAGCAGCGCGCCGAGCTGGTCAAGCACCACCTCTGGGTGCTGTGGACCGACTACTTCAAGGCCCCGCACTTCGAGAAGTACCCGAACCTGCACCAGCTCTTCAACGAGGCCACCAAGCTCGCCGGCGCGTCCGGCGCCAAGGGCTCGGTCGACGTCGCGGTCGCCGACCAGCTGCTCGGCAAGATCGAGGAGATCTCCAAGATTTTCTGGGAGACCAAGCAGGCCTGA
- a CDS encoding S26 family signal peptidase produces MAPALRHGDALLVRRGARVRTGDIVVARFRSRPGLLVVKRAVREQAGGWWIEGDNALVQDDSRAYGVADLIGRVVFRYYPRPGRLR; encoded by the coding sequence ATGGCGCCGGCACTGCGTCACGGCGACGCCCTGCTCGTCCGTCGCGGCGCGCGGGTAAGGACCGGCGACATCGTGGTCGCCCGCTTCCGTTCCCGGCCGGGCCTGCTCGTCGTTAAGCGGGCAGTGCGGGAGCAGGCCGGTGGGTGGTGGATCGAGGGGGACAACGCTCTGGTCCAGGACGACTCACGGGCGTACGGGGTGGCAGATCTCATTGGCCGAGTGGTGTTTCGCTACTACCCCCGTCCAGGGCGGTTACGTTAG
- a CDS encoding WhiB family transcriptional regulator, whose translation MDWRHDAICRDEDPELFFPIGTSGPALLQVEQAKAVCRRCPVTEECLSWALESGQDAGVWGGMSEDERRAVKRRGGLRVSAPTA comes from the coding sequence ATGGACTGGCGTCACGATGCGATCTGCCGCGACGAGGACCCGGAGCTGTTCTTCCCGATCGGGACGTCCGGCCCCGCGCTCCTGCAGGTCGAGCAGGCCAAGGCCGTGTGCCGGCGGTGCCCCGTGACCGAGGAATGCCTCTCGTGGGCACTCGAGTCCGGCCAGGACGCCGGCGTATGGGGCGGGATGAGCGAAGACGAGCGGCGCGCGGTCAAGCGTCGCGGCGGCCTTCGCGTGTCCGCTCCCACCGCTTGA
- a CDS encoding ATP-binding protein, with protein sequence MSQLTQAEPEVGDDVVLLTVPADGGYLGVLRTATAGLAARLHFALDEIEDLRIAVDEACAMLLAIATRGAELECRFAVTDDALTVEVTVATVRGARLPSESSFAWKVLTALTTSAAAEANGQHATIRLLTRRTEY encoded by the coding sequence GTGTCCCAGCTGACCCAGGCGGAGCCGGAAGTCGGAGACGACGTCGTGCTCCTGACGGTGCCCGCCGACGGCGGTTATCTCGGCGTGCTCCGGACGGCTACCGCCGGCCTGGCCGCCCGGCTCCACTTCGCCCTCGACGAGATCGAGGATCTGCGGATCGCCGTCGACGAGGCGTGCGCCATGCTGCTCGCGATCGCCACCCGTGGCGCCGAGCTGGAGTGCCGGTTCGCCGTCACCGACGACGCGCTGACCGTGGAGGTCACCGTCGCCACGGTGCGCGGTGCGCGGCTGCCGTCCGAGTCGTCCTTCGCGTGGAAGGTGCTGACCGCGCTGACCACGTCGGCCGCCGCCGAGGCGAACGGCCAGCACGCGACGATCCGGTTGCTCACCCGGCGCACCGAATACTGA
- a CDS encoding NADP-dependent malic enzyme translates to MTMSATVPLASRDDLSLAYTPGVARVCEAIAADESLYPDYTWTSNTVAVVTDGSAVLGLGNIGPKAAMPVMEGKSVLFKQFGGVDSIPICLDTQDVEGIIAAVKAMAPSFGGINLEDISAPRCFEIERRLDAELDIPVFHDDQHGTAVVTLAALRNAAALLGRSFADLRVVISGAGAAGVAITNTLIAAGVQGANVIVVDSRGIIHADRTDLTATKADLAAATNVSGRTGGIAEALIGADVLVGVSGGSIPEEALSGMAPGAIIFALANPTPEVPPATAHKYAAIVATGRSDFPNQINNVLAFPGIFRGALDVRATTITDAMKVAAADAIAAIVADDLRPEAIVPSPLDPRVAPAVAAAVAAAAVRDGVARRTPALAPVQACQTV, encoded by the coding sequence ATGACGATGAGCGCGACCGTTCCGCTGGCCAGCCGGGACGATCTGTCCCTGGCCTACACCCCGGGCGTCGCCCGGGTCTGCGAGGCCATCGCCGCCGACGAATCGCTCTACCCCGACTACACCTGGACGTCGAACACCGTCGCCGTCGTCACCGACGGATCCGCGGTGCTCGGGCTCGGCAACATCGGGCCGAAAGCCGCCATGCCCGTCATGGAGGGCAAGTCGGTGCTGTTCAAGCAGTTCGGCGGGGTCGACTCGATCCCGATCTGCCTGGACACCCAGGACGTCGAGGGCATCATCGCGGCGGTCAAGGCGATGGCACCGTCGTTCGGCGGGATCAACCTGGAGGACATCAGCGCCCCGCGCTGCTTCGAGATCGAACGCCGGCTCGACGCCGAGCTGGACATCCCGGTCTTCCACGACGACCAGCACGGCACCGCGGTCGTCACCCTCGCCGCCCTGCGCAACGCCGCCGCCCTCCTCGGCCGCTCCTTCGCCGACCTGCGCGTCGTGATCAGCGGCGCCGGCGCGGCCGGGGTCGCGATCACCAACACCCTGATCGCGGCCGGCGTCCAGGGCGCCAACGTGATCGTCGTCGACTCGCGCGGCATCATCCACGCCGACCGCACCGACCTCACCGCGACCAAGGCCGACCTGGCCGCCGCCACCAACGTCTCGGGCCGCACCGGCGGCATCGCCGAGGCCCTGATCGGTGCGGACGTCCTGGTCGGCGTCTCCGGCGGGAGCATCCCGGAGGAGGCCCTCTCGGGCATGGCCCCCGGCGCGATCATCTTCGCGCTGGCCAACCCCACCCCCGAGGTGCCGCCGGCGACCGCCCACAAGTACGCCGCGATCGTCGCCACCGGCCGCAGCGACTTCCCCAACCAGATCAACAACGTCCTCGCGTTCCCGGGCATCTTCCGCGGCGCCCTCGACGTCCGCGCCACCACCATCACCGACGCGATGAAGGTGGCCGCGGCAGACGCCATCGCCGCGATCGTCGCCGACGACCTCCGTCCGGAAGCGATCGTTCCGTCACCGCTCGACCCGCGGGTCGCACCGGCGGTCGCCGCCGCGGTCGCCGCCGCCGCCGTCCGTGACGGCGTGGCGCGCCGCACCCCGGCGCTCGCGCCGGTTCAGGCCTGTCAGACCGTCTGA
- a CDS encoding acetate/propionate family kinase, translated as MTRVLVLNCGSSSVRYRLFDGADVQAKGLIQRIGEPGGDATDHLSALRDLMDRLDLSDLAAVGHRVVHGGERFTEATVITDEVVAAVEELVPLAPLHNPGALTGIRVARELLPEVPQVAVFDTAFHSTIPPEGVIWAVDRTLAERFGLRRYGFHGTSHAYVSRRTAHVLDRPVEDTRVITLHLGNGASAAAVDGGVCVATSMGMTPLSGLVMGTRSGDIDPSLIFHLHRAGGLSLDEIEDSLTRHGGLLGLTGANDMREVLDRVTAGDPEAELAFLTYTRRLREYVGAYLAVLGGAHAITFTAGVGENSSRVRAAALAGLEPLGIIVDEARNSRNDLIISPDGAPVTVCVIPTEEELEIADESRRALALPV; from the coding sequence ATGACCCGGGTACTCGTGCTCAACTGCGGCTCCTCGTCGGTCCGGTACCGCCTCTTCGACGGCGCCGACGTCCAGGCCAAGGGGCTGATCCAGCGGATCGGCGAGCCGGGCGGCGACGCCACCGACCACCTGTCGGCGCTGCGCGACCTGATGGACCGGCTCGACCTGAGCGACCTGGCCGCGGTCGGGCACCGGGTGGTGCACGGCGGCGAACGCTTCACCGAGGCCACGGTGATCACCGACGAGGTGGTGGCCGCGGTCGAGGAACTCGTTCCGCTCGCCCCGCTGCACAACCCGGGCGCGCTGACCGGTATCCGGGTCGCCCGCGAGCTGCTGCCCGAGGTGCCGCAGGTCGCCGTCTTCGACACCGCGTTCCACTCGACGATCCCGCCGGAGGGGGTGATCTGGGCCGTCGACCGCACCCTCGCCGAACGCTTCGGCCTGCGGCGGTACGGGTTCCACGGCACGTCGCACGCCTACGTGTCCCGCCGGACCGCCCACGTCCTCGACCGGCCGGTCGAGGACACCCGGGTGATCACCCTGCACCTGGGCAACGGCGCCAGCGCCGCCGCCGTCGACGGCGGGGTCTGCGTCGCCACGTCGATGGGGATGACCCCGCTCAGCGGCCTGGTGATGGGCACCCGCTCCGGCGACATCGACCCCAGCCTGATCTTCCACCTGCACCGCGCCGGCGGCCTGTCGCTGGACGAGATCGAGGACTCGCTCACCCGGCACGGCGGCCTGCTCGGCCTGACCGGCGCCAACGACATGCGCGAGGTCCTCGACCGGGTCACCGCCGGCGACCCGGAAGCCGAGCTGGCGTTCCTGACCTACACCCGCCGCCTCCGCGAATACGTCGGCGCCTATCTCGCCGTGCTCGGCGGTGCCCACGCGATCACCTTCACGGCCGGCGTGGGGGAGAACTCTTCCCGGGTCAGGGCCGCCGCCCTGGCCGGGCTGGAGCCCCTCGGCATCATCGTCGACGAAGCCCGCAACAGCCGCAACGATCTGATCATCTCCCCGGACGGCGCCCCGGTGACGGTGTGCGTCATCCCGACCGAGGAGGAACTGGAGATCGCCGACGAGTCCCGGCGGGCCCTGGCCCTGCCGGTCTGA
- a CDS encoding FadR/GntR family transcriptional regulator codes for MTGSTVRPPAYQQLADDLRADITSGRLQPGERLPPEPELCVKIGVSRSTVREALRLLASQHLIVTTRGVTGGSFVAHPDAGQLAEGLSTGFALLAHSAGVGLADLLELRRALEVPAAGLAAMRRTDAHLAEMRAALFDPALDDLDTMLAAHSVFHRALAKATGNPLFELVGRPLYQASYGEEVVSDLPEQYWPRIDADHRELLDHLVARDAEAARQTASRHLDYIALTATVPRP; via the coding sequence GTGACCGGCTCAACGGTGCGCCCGCCCGCCTATCAGCAACTCGCGGACGATCTGCGTGCGGATATCACTTCGGGACGACTGCAGCCGGGCGAGCGGTTACCGCCCGAGCCCGAGCTGTGCGTCAAGATCGGCGTCAGCCGCAGCACGGTGCGCGAGGCGTTACGCCTGCTCGCCAGCCAGCATCTGATCGTCACCACCCGCGGCGTGACCGGCGGGAGCTTCGTCGCGCATCCGGATGCCGGGCAGCTCGCCGAGGGCCTGTCCACCGGGTTCGCGCTGCTCGCGCACTCGGCCGGGGTGGGGCTCGCCGACCTGCTGGAGCTGCGCCGGGCGCTGGAGGTGCCGGCCGCCGGGCTGGCCGCCATGCGACGGACCGACGCGCACCTCGCCGAGATGCGGGCGGCACTGTTCGACCCGGCGCTCGACGATCTGGACACCATGCTCGCGGCGCACTCGGTGTTTCACCGGGCGCTCGCCAAGGCGACCGGCAACCCGCTGTTCGAGCTGGTGGGCCGCCCGCTGTACCAGGCGTCGTACGGCGAGGAGGTGGTGTCCGACCTGCCGGAGCAATACTGGCCGCGGATCGACGCGGACCACCGGGAGCTGCTTGACCACCTGGTCGCGCGGGATGCCGAGGCGGCCCGGCAGACCGCGTCACGGCACCTCGACTACATCGCGCTCACCGCGACGGTGCCGCGCCCCTGA
- a CDS encoding zinc-binding dehydrogenase: protein MRAAYVSQLQPDEPLSGLTVGDLPFTPPAGWVPVEVRASSLNQHDVWSLRGVGLPADRLPMILGCDAAGVTPDGAAVLVYPVVEDKADPRGYSLFSERHPGTLAERVAAPRENLLPIPEGVSFAEAACLPTAWLTAYHMLVTRGRADRAGAILVQGAGGGVATAAVALGVALGKRVYATSRHQAKRDRIAELGAVAVEPGARLPERVDVVIESVGEPTFDHSMKCAAPGARIVVCGATAGHLARIDLRRVFAMQLEILGSSMGTPAELAELLQMCATGRIHPVIDSTHPFDATPDAFARLLSPDLFGKVVITH from the coding sequence ATGCGCGCTGCCTACGTGTCCCAGCTTCAGCCCGACGAGCCGTTGAGCGGCCTGACCGTCGGCGATCTGCCCTTCACACCGCCGGCGGGCTGGGTGCCGGTCGAGGTCCGGGCCAGTTCGCTCAACCAGCATGACGTCTGGTCGCTGCGCGGGGTGGGCCTGCCCGCCGACCGCCTGCCGATGATCCTCGGCTGTGACGCCGCCGGGGTGACCCCGGACGGCGCCGCGGTGCTGGTCTATCCGGTGGTCGAGGACAAGGCTGACCCGCGGGGCTATTCGCTCTTCTCCGAGCGGCACCCCGGCACGCTGGCCGAGCGGGTCGCCGCGCCCCGGGAGAACCTGCTGCCCATCCCGGAGGGTGTCTCCTTCGCCGAGGCGGCTTGCCTGCCCACGGCATGGCTGACGGCGTACCACATGCTCGTCACCCGCGGCCGCGCCGACCGGGCCGGCGCGATCCTGGTCCAGGGCGCCGGCGGCGGCGTCGCCACGGCCGCCGTCGCACTCGGCGTCGCCCTGGGCAAGCGGGTCTACGCCACCAGTCGACACCAGGCGAAACGTGACCGCATCGCCGAGCTGGGCGCGGTGGCGGTCGAGCCCGGCGCCCGCCTTCCCGAACGGGTCGACGTGGTCATCGAGTCCGTCGGCGAACCCACCTTCGACCACTCGATGAAGTGCGCCGCCCCCGGCGCCCGCATCGTCGTCTGCGGCGCCACCGCCGGCCACCTGGCCCGCATCGACCTGCGGCGGGTCTTCGCCATGCAGCTGGAAATCCTCGGCAGCAGCATGGGCACCCCCGCCGAACTCGCCGAACTCCTCCAGATGTGCGCCACCGGCCGCATCCACCCGGTGATCGACTCCACCCACCCGTTCGACGCCACCCCGGACGCCTTCGCCCGCCTGCTGTCCCCCGACCTCTTCGGCAAGGTGGTCATCACCCACTGA
- the pta gene encoding phosphate acetyltransferase has product MARSVYVAGLGPAVGKGTVALGIVELLSRQVAGVAVFRPLVPAVDRDPLLAALRERYPSPVPAAESFGVTLAEAAALIADGRREELIGRIVERYRAVERQSTSVVIIGSDFADQGDEGHDELPRELAFNARLATEFGSVVVPVVSGAGRGGESLAAAARSAYHSVTDLGATVAAVIANRVPAAAGGGPAPSLPVPFWTIPEVPAIAAPTVGEVADALDATVLSGTPGALDRDVLDYVVGAAHVPTVLEHLTDGALLITPGDRADLLVAASAAHAAGTVTLAGLVLTLGEPPDPRVVRVIERLGTGLAMLVTKADSFHTIALSDRVRARLSTPRKVQAALGAFETHVDTAELSKVLDVARSARVTPLMFENDLIDRARADRRHLVLPEGAEERILRAAETLLRRGVAELTLLGDPAEITRRAREIGVEIGDAHLIDPATSSWRDDFAARYAEIRKGRAVTLDLAYDVVRDVNYFGTMMVAAGYADGMVSGSVHTTAATIRPAFEIIKTVPEVSVASSVFFMLLADRVLVYGDCAVNPDPDAAQLADIALSSATTAAAFGIEPRVAMLSYSTGSSGAGADVEKVAAATALVRERRPDLPVEGPIQYDAAIDPAVAAAKLPGSAVAGQATVFVFPDLNTGNNTYKAVQRSANAVAVGPVMQGLRRPVNDLSRGATVKDIINTVAITAIQAGAR; this is encoded by the coding sequence GTGGCGCGGAGTGTCTATGTAGCGGGCCTGGGCCCGGCTGTCGGCAAGGGCACGGTGGCCCTGGGGATCGTCGAGCTGCTGTCCCGTCAGGTCGCCGGGGTGGCGGTGTTCCGGCCCCTGGTCCCGGCTGTCGACCGTGATCCGCTGCTGGCCGCCCTGCGGGAGCGTTATCCCTCGCCGGTGCCGGCCGCCGAGTCGTTCGGGGTCACCCTGGCCGAGGCGGCCGCGTTGATCGCCGACGGCCGGCGCGAGGAGCTCATCGGCCGGATCGTCGAGCGGTATCGCGCGGTCGAGCGGCAGAGCACCTCGGTCGTGATCATCGGGAGCGACTTCGCCGACCAGGGCGACGAGGGCCACGACGAACTGCCTCGGGAGCTGGCCTTCAACGCCCGGCTGGCGACCGAGTTCGGCAGCGTGGTGGTGCCGGTGGTGAGCGGGGCCGGGCGCGGCGGGGAGTCCCTCGCGGCGGCGGCCCGCAGTGCGTACCACTCGGTCACCGACCTGGGCGCCACGGTGGCCGCGGTGATCGCCAACCGGGTGCCGGCCGCCGCCGGCGGCGGCCCGGCGCCGAGCCTGCCCGTCCCGTTCTGGACGATCCCCGAGGTCCCGGCGATCGCGGCGCCCACCGTCGGCGAGGTCGCCGACGCGCTCGACGCGACCGTCCTGTCCGGCACGCCCGGCGCCCTCGACCGGGACGTGCTCGACTATGTCGTCGGCGCCGCCCACGTGCCCACCGTGCTGGAGCACCTCACCGACGGGGCACTGCTGATCACTCCCGGCGACCGCGCCGACCTGCTGGTCGCGGCGAGCGCGGCGCACGCGGCCGGCACGGTCACCCTGGCCGGGCTGGTGCTCACCCTCGGCGAGCCACCCGACCCGCGCGTCGTGCGGGTCATCGAGCGGCTCGGCACCGGCCTTGCGATGCTGGTCACCAAGGCCGACAGCTTCCACACCATCGCCCTGTCCGACCGGGTGCGGGCCCGGCTCAGCACACCCCGCAAGGTGCAGGCCGCGCTCGGCGCCTTCGAGACGCACGTGGACACCGCCGAGCTCTCCAAGGTGCTCGACGTGGCCCGCTCCGCCCGGGTCACCCCGCTGATGTTCGAGAACGATCTGATCGACCGGGCCCGCGCCGACCGCCGCCACCTGGTCCTGCCGGAGGGCGCCGAGGAGCGGATCCTGCGCGCCGCGGAAACCCTGCTGCGCCGCGGGGTGGCCGAGCTGACCCTGCTCGGCGATCCGGCCGAGATCACCCGCCGGGCCCGCGAGATCGGCGTCGAGATCGGCGACGCCCACCTGATCGACCCGGCCACCAGCTCGTGGCGCGACGACTTCGCGGCCCGCTACGCCGAGATCCGCAAGGGCCGCGCGGTCACCCTCGACCTGGCATACGACGTGGTCCGCGACGTCAACTACTTCGGCACCATGATGGTCGCCGCGGGCTATGCCGACGGCATGGTGTCCGGCTCGGTGCACACCACGGCGGCCACCATCCGCCCGGCGTTCGAGATCATCAAGACGGTGCCCGAGGTGTCCGTCGCGTCCAGTGTCTTCTTCATGCTGCTGGCCGACCGGGTGCTGGTCTACGGCGACTGCGCGGTCAACCCCGACCCAGACGCCGCCCAGCTCGCCGACATCGCCCTCTCCTCGGCGACGACCGCGGCAGCCTTCGGCATCGAGCCCCGGGTCGCGATGCTCTCCTACTCCACCGGCAGTTCCGGCGCCGGCGCCGACGTGGAGAAGGTCGCGGCGGCCACCGCCCTGGTCCGGGAGCGCCGGCCGGACCTGCCGGTCGAGGGCCCGATCCAGTACGACGCGGCCATCGACCCCGCGGTCGCCGCCGCGAAACTCCCCGGCAGCGCGGTCGCCGGGCAGGCCACGGTGTTCGTCTTCCCCGACCTGAACACCGGCAACAACACCTACAAGGCGGTCCAGCGCTCGGCGAACGCGGTCGCGGTCGGCCCGGTCATGCAGGGCCTGCGCCGCCCGGTCAACGACCTGTCCCGCGGCGCCACCGTCAAGGACATCATCAACACCGTGGCGATCACGGCGATCCAGGCGGGAGCCAGATGA
- a CDS encoding sirohydrochlorin chelatase, giving the protein MRSARLIAARPAVVLVAHGSRDPRAAASTEALARAVRRARPEWLVRAAYLDHAGPRPLDVLSGLGERRAVLVPLLLTAAYHGRVDLPAVLAEAAGLPVEVVLADVLGPLPVAPVDVLRPQPAPVAPADVPRPPAVALAEVLGPLPVGPAALLMPGLLLEALTRRLAGALGDFTDISSLVPNERFDAVVLSAAGTRDPVARGTVEHAAAALGARLGVPARVAYASGVGPRAGEAVRGLQEAGARRVAVAGYFLAPGLLYDQAVESAREAGAVAVAEPLGDAPELVGLISARVAATGVRVLAAA; this is encoded by the coding sequence ATGCGGTCTGCACGTCTGATCGCCGCGCGGCCCGCGGTGGTCCTGGTCGCCCACGGCAGCCGGGACCCGCGGGCGGCCGCATCGACCGAGGCGCTGGCCCGGGCGGTTCGCCGGGCACGGCCGGAGTGGCTGGTGCGGGCGGCGTACCTGGATCATGCGGGGCCGCGGCCGCTCGATGTGCTGAGCGGGCTCGGGGAGCGGCGGGCGGTGCTGGTGCCGCTGCTGCTCACGGCGGCGTATCACGGGCGGGTGGATCTGCCGGCTGTGCTGGCGGAGGCGGCGGGGCTTCCGGTGGAGGTCGTGCTGGCCGATGTCCTCGGACCGTTGCCGGTCGCGCCGGTCGATGTCCTGCGGCCGCAGCCGGCGCCGGTCGCGCCGGCCGATGTCCCGCGGCCGCCGGCGGTCGCGCTGGCCGAAGTTCTGGGGCCGTTGCCGGTCGGGCCGGCGGCGCTGCTCATGCCGGGGCTGCTTCTGGAGGCTCTGACGCGGCGCCTCGCCGGCGCCCTCGGCGACTTTACGGATATTTCGTCTTTGGTGCCGAATGAGCGCTTCGATGCCGTGGTTCTCTCCGCGGCCGGAACGCGCGACCCGGTGGCGCGCGGCACGGTGGAGCACGCCGCCGCCGCCCTGGGAGCCCGCCTGGGGGTCCCGGCGCGGGTGGCATATGCCTCAGGGGTGGGTCCGCGGGCCGGAGAGGCCGTTCGGGGGCTCCAGGAGGCGGGAGCCCGGCGGGTGGCGGTCGCGGGATACTTCCTTGCCCCGGGGCTCCTCTACGACCAGGCCGTCGAGTCGGCCCGGGAGGCGGGCGCGGTGGCCGTCGCCGAGCCGCTGGGCGACGCGCCGGAACTGGTGGGCCTCATCAGCGCCCGCGTAGCGGCCACCGGCGTCCGTGTCCTCGCCGCTGCCTGA
- a CDS encoding diacylglycerol kinase family protein has protein sequence MRALLVVNPRATTTTERGRDVLVRALRSATDLTVRYTERRGHATVLARTAAEAGVDVVVTLGGDGTVNEAVNGLLTAPGALAGLPGPAAYRLPALAVVPGGSTNVFARALGLPRDWADGTSVILDGLRDGRHRVINLGRADDRYFTFAAGLGLDAAVVRRVEQARLRGRTSTPGLYLRAMVGQLLTETDRSDPPMTLERPGEEADTGLGTVIVQNTAPWTYAGNRPVDPNPDASFDLGLDVLALRKLKVSATTRTVTQLAWRSGDPHGKQVLRLHDLPEFTVISSRPQAFQLDGDYLGERQKVHFVSVPSALRVIC, from the coding sequence ATGCGTGCCTTGCTGGTGGTCAACCCCCGCGCGACGACGACCACCGAGCGCGGACGCGACGTGCTCGTCCGCGCGCTGCGCAGCGCGACCGACCTGACCGTGCGATACACCGAGCGGCGCGGGCACGCCACCGTGCTGGCGCGCACCGCGGCCGAGGCCGGTGTCGACGTGGTGGTCACGCTCGGCGGGGACGGCACCGTGAACGAGGCGGTCAACGGCCTGCTCACCGCGCCCGGCGCACTGGCCGGCCTGCCCGGCCCGGCGGCATACCGGCTGCCCGCACTCGCCGTGGTCCCCGGCGGCTCCACCAACGTCTTCGCCCGCGCGCTCGGACTCCCCCGCGACTGGGCGGACGGCACCAGCGTGATTCTGGACGGCCTCCGCGACGGGCGGCACCGGGTGATCAATCTCGGACGCGCCGACGACCGCTACTTCACCTTCGCCGCCGGCCTGGGCCTGGACGCCGCGGTGGTCCGCCGGGTGGAGCAGGCCCGGCTGCGAGGCCGGACCTCGACGCCGGGCCTCTATCTACGGGCGATGGTCGGCCAATTACTCACCGAGACGGACCGGTCCGATCCGCCGATGACCCTCGAACGTCCGGGTGAGGAGGCCGACACCGGTCTGGGCACGGTGATCGTGCAGAACACCGCCCCCTGGACGTACGCCGGCAACCGTCCGGTGGACCCCAATCCGGACGCTTCCTTCGATCTCGGGCTCGATGTGCTGGCCCTGCGCAAACTCAAGGTTTCCGCAACCACGAGGACCGTGACACAACTCGCGTGGCGATCCGGTGATCCGCACGGTAAACAAGTGTTACGGCTGCATGATCTTCCGGAGTTCACCGTGATCTCGTCCCGCCCCCAGGCATTCCAGCTGGACGGTGACTATCTCGGCGAGCGGCAGAAGGTGCACTTCGTGTCCGTCCCCTCAGCGCTACGTGTGATCTGCTGA